gtcaatttcaccttagcaagtattaacgttctagcaatactcaacaactcaatccttctggtgtcctctaatgcctgagaggttcacacttccagatatctatcaacatccattgctgctggttttccacacacaagtaaatcaaaagggatttccccaatgaaattgataattaatcaatccttaaatttgtcATATCCCAGACACagccccattttgttacaaaccatAATGGTTTAGAAATGAACCAACAGCAAAagactactcccagtggccacacattttaattccacatcccattcccatgctgatatgtctatccatggcctcctctactgtcaaaatgaatccaaactcaggttggaggaacaacaccttatataccggccgagtagcctccaacatgatggcatgaacactgacttctctaacttctgttaatgcccctcctccccttcttaccacatccctgacatatttagttgtttacctgttctccccctccctctggtACTTCCACCCCCAcgcttttctttctcccaaggcctcccgtcccatgatcctttcccttcaccagctctgcatcactttcgccaatcacctttccggctctcagcttcacccccaccccctcaggtcttctcctatcatttgcatttcaccctccccccattactttcaaatctcttactatctttcagttagtactgtcgaagggtctcggcccacaacgtcgacagtgcttctccctatagatgttgcctggcctgctgtgttctatcagcattttttttgtgtttgtatttccagaatctgcagatttcctcgtgagtgttatgtgtatgtatgtgtgtaaatataactcccaaacttctgagctcaggggaaacaaggcttggagtctggagATGTTAAAGTATTAAAGTTCAATTCATTCACAGAATAGGtgatgtgagagagatatttttgtaatccagggtaaatgttgagagaaggcaattatgttgtattccacaggttccatggtggtaaaaagaGAGAACAGTCGCTCTAGATTTTATCCATCATCTTTACAAAtgtacatacgaattatcacctaaAGTGAATTGTCATAAGGGGTATCATCAAATGAATGACCACgccacagccaggcaagggttaacacataagttgtctccacaggatatcccaaatcagatccactcctgtggaacaaatgaggtgacaaccacacattcgatgtacggtgaatcgataattagcccacccttgtgagcgaaggaaagttccaaacagtgatcCTTGgctactagttccctggttttgatccttccatttttcctcctttgtctccgtctgactctgagtgtctgtgtcctcagttaaaactaaacaagctgcgagcaatgtaaacaagctgcaagtcagactgattcaccttcttaatttctctctctctctctcttaaaatgacagtctacAGCAATCAAAACCAaaggattcataacaatggcctctccttactgtgaactgactggtgtgccaagaggtgggatgactgagtgaatcctttcccacattctgagcctctctctagtgtgaactcgctgatgactctgtagggtggatgactgagtgaatctcttccgacagaataagcaggtgaacggcttctccccagtgtgaagtcgctggtgtctctgcagggtggaagagtcagtgaatcctttcccacacactgagcaggtgaacggcatctccccactgtgaactcgctggtgacgccgtagggtggatgacagagtgaatcgcttcccacattctgagcaggtgaatggcttctccccagtgtgaactcgctggtgtctccgtagggtggaagagtcagtgaatctcttcccacagactgagcaggtgaatggcttctccccagtgtgaattcgctgatgtaccagtaggatggatgacacagtgaatcctttcccacagactgagcaggtgaatggcttcacctcagtgtgaactcgctggtgtctctgtagggtggatgacagagtgaatcctttcccacagactgagcaggtgaatggcttcacctcagtgtgaactcgctggtgtctctgtagggtggatgacagagtgaatcctttcccacagactgagcaggtgaacggcttctccccagtgtgaatttgctgatgtaccagtaggcgggatgacagtgtgaatccctttccacagtctgagcaggtgaacagcttctccccagtgtgaattcgctgatgtaccagtagggtggatgacagagtgaatcctttcccacagactgagcaggtgaaaggcttctccccagtgtgaactcgctggtgactctgtaggttggataact
This region of Hypanus sabinus isolate sHypSab1 unplaced genomic scaffold, sHypSab1.hap1 scaffold_2802, whole genome shotgun sequence genomic DNA includes:
- the LOC132388233 gene encoding gastrula zinc finger protein XlCGF26.1-like; translation: MAHQRVHTGERPFTCSVCEKRFTQLSNLQSHQRVHTGEKPFTCSVCGKGFTLSSTLLVHQRIHTGEKLFTCSDCGKGFTLSSRLLVHQQIHTGEKPFTCSVCEKRFTQLSNLQSHQRVHTGEKPFTCSVCGKGFTLSSTLLVHQRIHTGEKLFTCSDCGKGFTLSSRLLVHQQIHTGEKPFTCSVCGKGFTLSSTLQRHQRVHTEVKPFTCSVCGKGFTLSSTLQRHQRVHTEVKPFTCSVCGKGFTVSSILLVHQRIHTGEKPFTCSVCGKRFTDSSTLRRHQRVHTGEKPFTCSECGKRFTLSSTLRRHQRVHSGEMPFTCSVCGKGFTDSSTLQRHQRLHTGEKPFTCLFCRKRFTQSSTLQSHQRVHTRERLRMWERIHSVIPPLGTPVSSQ